A genomic segment from Deinococcus sp. YIM 77859 encodes:
- a CDS encoding sugar MFS transporter — MSALRPALPLTAPLLVPGGAAFLTLGVLQAMYGAAFPLFQARYGVGAATVGLIASAHFLGSSVAPPLAGVALTRLSVRRVVVGSLLLLLTGVTGVALAPAWSLAVAAALLGGLGLGGMSAALNTAYAGIGTRAVNLVNAVFGVGSILSPLLVATLGSRSLALPFLTVAGLGLATLLLVRLWGVPALPASGASGGAVRPGLPLLLFALLLATYVGLEVGFGAWLARHLSALGFAAPALILSGYWAGLTAGRVLTGLFGARVPPPVLVLTAAGLTTLAALTAAVPALAPAAYVLAGITLGPVFGTVLAWMTRCLPARQVPALLIAGSLGGMLAPAGLGALVARSGAGCVPLALAALGLVCTVLVLLTARVTRDLGTRAD; from the coding sequence GTGAGTGCCCTTCGCCCCGCCCTGCCGCTGACTGCTCCCTTGCTCGTGCCGGGTGGGGCTGCGTTCCTGACCCTGGGCGTGCTTCAGGCGATGTACGGGGCCGCCTTCCCACTGTTTCAGGCGCGGTACGGCGTCGGCGCGGCGACGGTCGGCCTGATCGCGAGCGCGCACTTTTTGGGGTCGTCGGTCGCTCCGCCCCTGGCTGGGGTGGCCCTCACGCGCCTGAGCGTGCGGCGTGTGGTGGTGGGCAGCCTGCTGCTGCTGCTCACCGGTGTAACGGGCGTGGCCCTGGCTCCGGCGTGGAGCCTGGCTGTGGCGGCGGCGCTGTTGGGCGGGCTGGGCCTGGGCGGCATGAGTGCAGCGCTCAACACGGCCTACGCGGGGATCGGGACGCGGGCGGTGAACCTGGTGAATGCGGTGTTCGGGGTGGGAAGTATCCTGTCGCCGCTCCTGGTGGCCACGCTGGGTTCCCGGTCGCTGGCACTGCCGTTCCTGACCGTCGCGGGGCTGGGGCTGGCCACGCTGCTGCTGGTCCGGCTGTGGGGTGTGCCCGCCCTGCCGGCCTCCGGCGCTTCGGGAGGGGCCGTGCGCCCCGGCCTGCCCCTGCTGCTGTTCGCCCTGCTGCTCGCCACCTACGTGGGGCTAGAAGTGGGCTTTGGGGCGTGGTTGGCCCGTCACCTCAGCGCCCTGGGCTTTGCCGCGCCCGCCCTGATTCTCAGCGGCTACTGGGCGGGCCTCACCGCCGGTCGCGTCCTGACCGGGCTGTTTGGGGCCCGGGTGCCGCCGCCCGTGCTCGTTCTGACGGCGGCTGGCCTCACGACCCTCGCTGCTCTCACCGCGGCGGTGCCCGCGCTTGCCCCCGCCGCGTATGTGCTCGCGGGAATCACCCTCGGACCGGTGTTTGGCACGGTGCTCGCCTGGATGACCCGCTGCCTTCCCGCTCGGCAGGTCCCTGCCCTGCTGATTGCGGGGTCTCTGGGGGGCATGCTGGCGCCTGCGGGACTGGGCGCGCTCGTCGCCCGCAGCGGGGCAGGCTGCGTGCCCCTGGCCCTGGCCGCCCTGGGGCTCGTCTGTACAGTTCTGGTCCTGCTAACCGCGCGCGTCACCCGCGATTTGGGAACGCGCGCCGATTGA
- a CDS encoding GreA/GreB family elongation factor, whose protein sequence is MVQAPRQVRLTREGHERLQRTLAQEQARLAEATRILQEQMETSADTEDTGLEDAKREKMNIEARIEELEETLARATIIEDHENEGTVELGAIVTLTNETTKKDMRVQIVSAPEAAVLGGTLPRISEESPVGRQLMGRRTGETFVVNLENGKQVKYRVTNIEY, encoded by the coding sequence GTGGTACAGGCACCCAGGCAAGTCAGACTCACCCGTGAAGGCCATGAGCGCCTCCAGCGGACCCTGGCCCAGGAACAGGCTCGGCTCGCAGAAGCGACCCGCATCCTGCAAGAACAGATGGAAACCAGCGCCGACACCGAGGATACCGGTCTGGAGGACGCCAAGCGCGAGAAGATGAACATCGAGGCGAGGATCGAGGAACTCGAAGAGACCCTTGCCCGCGCCACCATCATCGAGGACCATGAAAACGAGGGCACCGTTGAGCTCGGCGCCATCGTGACCCTCACCAATGAGACCACCAAAAAGGATATGCGCGTTCAGATCGTGAGCGCTCCCGAGGCGGCGGTATTGGGAGGCACCCTTCCGCGCATCAGCGAAGAAAGTCCGGTTGGGCGCCAACTGATGGGCCGCAGGACCGGCGAGACCTTTGTGGTGAACCTCGAAAACGGCAAGCAGGTCAAGTACCGGGTCACGAACATCGAGTACTAG
- the lysS gene encoding lysine--tRNA ligase, with translation MSNDAPHPDARYAGLHEQTVSRLRNQEALREAGFEPYPYRYPQTHHTLDVLAAHPAAQPGEEWPEESYALAGRVTLMRHMGKAAFADLQDEQGRIQLHFSKQDTAAFDATKKIDLGDIIGVTGFPFVTKTGQLTLRVKSWQPLVKSLHPLPSKFHGLQDEELRARRRYLDLMVNPERREAYRTRARAIRYIRRFLDERGFMEVEGPTLQVVPGGTEAKPFKTFHNALSHEFSLRISLELYLKRLLVGGFERVYEIGRNYRNEGIDRTHNPEFTMLEAYFAYGDYEDMMRLVEEMLCGLVTELKGEPRLTYGGKEVDFSLPFRRLDFVTALREAAGLDFDPTDLARLRAWADERHPELRRVPEYKLLDKLFGEYVEHTLINPTFVTDVPLAISPLVKAHRSRPGLAERADLFVAGFELAPIYSELNDALDQRARFEAQTQRREAGDEEAHEQDEDFLLALEYGMPPAAGMGMGIDRLAMLLTDSDSIRDVLLFPLLRPESQSRSAEKSGEEPEHPDQ, from the coding sequence ATGTCGAACGATGCTCCTCACCCGGATGCCCGTTATGCGGGCTTGCATGAGCAGACTGTAAGCCGCCTACGAAATCAGGAGGCGCTGCGCGAGGCGGGGTTTGAACCCTATCCCTACCGTTACCCACAGACGCACCATACCCTTGACGTGCTGGCGGCCCATCCTGCGGCCCAGCCGGGAGAGGAGTGGCCGGAAGAAAGCTACGCGTTAGCGGGCCGCGTCACGCTGATGCGGCACATGGGCAAGGCGGCCTTTGCGGACCTGCAGGACGAGCAGGGCCGAATTCAGCTTCACTTTTCCAAACAGGACACCGCAGCCTTTGACGCGACGAAGAAGATCGATCTGGGCGATATCATCGGCGTGACGGGCTTTCCTTTTGTCACGAAGACCGGCCAGCTCACCCTGCGGGTCAAGAGCTGGCAGCCCCTTGTCAAGAGCCTGCACCCCCTGCCCAGCAAGTTCCACGGCCTGCAGGACGAGGAGCTGCGTGCCCGCCGCCGCTACCTTGACCTGATGGTCAACCCCGAGCGGCGCGAGGCGTACCGAACCCGCGCGCGGGCCATTCGCTACATCCGCCGTTTCCTGGACGAGCGGGGCTTTATGGAGGTGGAGGGGCCGACCCTCCAGGTCGTGCCGGGCGGGACGGAAGCCAAGCCCTTCAAGACCTTTCACAACGCTCTCTCGCACGAGTTTTCCCTGCGCATCAGCCTGGAGCTGTACCTCAAGCGCCTGCTTGTCGGCGGCTTCGAGCGGGTGTACGAGATCGGCCGCAACTACCGCAACGAGGGCATCGACCGCACCCACAACCCCGAGTTCACCATGCTGGAAGCGTACTTTGCCTACGGTGACTATGAGGACATGATGCGCCTGGTCGAGGAGATGCTCTGCGGCCTGGTCACCGAGCTCAAGGGCGAACCTCGCCTCACCTACGGGGGCAAGGAGGTGGATTTCAGCCTGCCGTTTCGCCGCTTGGACTTCGTGACGGCGCTTCGGGAGGCGGCTGGGCTGGACTTTGATCCCACCGATCTCGCCCGGCTGCGGGCCTGGGCCGACGAGCGGCATCCCGAGCTCCGCAGGGTGCCGGAGTACAAGCTGCTGGATAAACTCTTTGGCGAGTACGTCGAACACACGCTGATCAACCCCACCTTTGTGACCGACGTGCCGCTGGCGATCAGTCCCCTGGTCAAGGCGCACCGCAGCCGCCCCGGCCTCGCCGAGCGCGCCGACCTCTTTGTCGCGGGCTTCGAGCTCGCGCCGATCTACAGCGAGCTGAATGACGCCCTCGACCAGCGGGCGCGGTTCGAGGCCCAGACGCAAAGGCGTGAGGCCGGGGACGAGGAGGCCCATGAGCAGGACGAGGACTTCCTGCTGGCCCTGGAATACGGCATGCCGCCCGCTGCCGGGATGGGCATGGGGATCGACCGCCTGGCCATGCTCCTCACCGACAGCGACTCCATTCGGGACGTGCTGCTCTTTCCCCTGCTGCGGCCCGAGAGTCAGAGCCGCTCCGCAGAGAAGAGCGGCGAGGAACCCGAGCACCCAGACCAATAG
- a CDS encoding ROK family transcriptional regulator, whose amino-acid sequence MTYALPLPDTLDLAAIRVRHTLLLLGRLWQGQRARVDLARELGLSRSAISSIVAELIAAGLVREVGPRAGGREGYGQVGRRATLLALHTRAAYLLAVDLGASHARVDLLDLRCTPLASRTVSHDILSGPAATYELLAGLAEAVLKEADVPRERVAGVGAGVPGPVDYATGCVVQPPNMPGWDGENVKAGLEAALGLPAWVDNDANLGALAEARFGAHRGASDLIYVKAATGIGAGVLLGGRLHRGVRGGAGEIGHISINEQGPVGRSGNPGSLESYAAAQVLLAAAQARREAGMLTALPDPPTLPDLIALANVDPLARAVWAEAGHHLGVAISTALNLFNPSVVIVGGRLAQAGDVFLQAVRTSALSRTLRINAGGTRIDLSTLGADAGVLGAGAMLLDHLLTPCGLRHLYRVAAVGRGPPGTLPAAALAPTPRSFSPGGTL is encoded by the coding sequence GTGACGTACGCCCTGCCTCTTCCCGATACGCTTGACCTGGCTGCCATTCGGGTCCGGCATACGCTCCTGCTGCTTGGACGGCTGTGGCAGGGACAACGGGCTCGGGTGGACCTGGCACGGGAACTGGGCCTGTCGCGCAGCGCGATCAGCTCCATCGTCGCCGAACTGATTGCGGCAGGACTCGTTCGCGAGGTTGGCCCGCGAGCGGGAGGGCGGGAAGGCTACGGACAGGTGGGCCGGCGCGCGACCCTGCTCGCCCTGCACACCCGCGCGGCCTACCTGCTTGCCGTGGACCTGGGGGCCAGTCATGCACGGGTGGACCTCCTCGATCTGCGCTGCACCCCCTTGGCAAGCCGAACCGTTTCTCACGACATCCTGAGTGGTCCGGCCGCCACGTATGAGCTCTTGGCGGGGCTGGCAGAAGCGGTGCTGAAGGAGGCGGACGTGCCCCGCGAGCGGGTCGCGGGGGTGGGTGCGGGCGTGCCGGGTCCAGTTGATTACGCAACAGGGTGCGTCGTGCAGCCGCCCAACATGCCCGGTTGGGACGGCGAGAACGTGAAGGCGGGTCTCGAAGCGGCCCTGGGCTTGCCGGCCTGGGTGGACAACGACGCGAATCTGGGTGCCCTGGCCGAGGCGCGTTTTGGCGCGCACCGCGGAGCGAGCGACCTGATCTACGTGAAAGCGGCGACGGGCATCGGTGCGGGTGTCCTGCTGGGCGGGCGGCTACACCGCGGTGTTCGGGGGGGAGCGGGCGAGATCGGCCATATCAGCATCAATGAGCAGGGCCCGGTGGGCCGCAGCGGCAACCCCGGCAGCCTGGAGAGTTACGCGGCGGCGCAGGTGCTGTTGGCAGCGGCCCAGGCCCGCCGCGAGGCGGGAATGCTCACCGCCCTGCCTGATCCCCCTACGCTGCCCGATCTGATCGCCCTGGCCAATGTGGATCCGCTGGCACGTGCTGTGTGGGCAGAGGCTGGACATCACCTCGGCGTGGCGATCAGTACTGCGCTCAACCTCTTTAACCCCAGCGTTGTGATTGTCGGTGGGCGGCTCGCACAGGCGGGAGACGTGTTCCTACAGGCCGTTCGCACGAGTGCCCTCAGCCGTACCCTGCGCATCAATGCGGGCGGCACGCGCATCGATCTGAGCACCCTGGGCGCGGATGCCGGGGTACTGGGCGCGGGCGCTATGCTGCTCGATCATCTGCTTACGCCGTGTGGTCTGCGCCACCTGTACCGTGTCGCGGCTGTAGGTCGGGGGCCACCCGGCACCCTGCCTGCCGCCGCACTCGCCCCGACCCCACGTTCTTTCTCCCCTGGAGGAACCCTATGA
- a CDS encoding ABC transporter substrate-binding protein produces the protein MKKVVLMAALALSSTASAAGKLEIFSWWSGDEGPALEALLKLYKQKYPNVTVDNATVSGGAGTNAKAVLKTRMLGGTPPDSFQVHAGQELIGTWVVAGRMEDLSGLFQSEGWNKVFPRDVIELLSARGGIWSVPVNVHRSNVMWYNPAKLKAWGVTPPKTWNEFLTTCAKLKAKGVAAPLVVGENWTQQHLWENVMVGTLGAQGWKDLWAGKLKFTDPKVLAGFTTFGKVLDCTNKDASGLSWQQAADRIADGTSAFNVMGDWAAGYFTTTKKLKPGTGFGWTTAPGTSGTFVMLADSFGLPKGAKNRTEAINWLKLLGSKQGQDTFNPLKGSIAARLDSDLSRYNTYSKSAAADWKKSRIVGSMVHGAVAPESFTSAFGAIIDQFVASRNAQAAAAAAQQLASRAGIGK, from the coding sequence ATGAAAAAAGTTGTGCTTATGGCTGCGCTTGCTCTCTCGTCCACCGCTTCTGCTGCTGGGAAGCTGGAGATTTTTTCCTGGTGGTCCGGCGATGAAGGCCCGGCCCTCGAAGCCCTGCTGAAGCTGTACAAGCAGAAGTACCCCAACGTCACGGTGGACAACGCGACGGTCTCGGGCGGTGCGGGCACCAATGCCAAGGCCGTGCTCAAGACCCGCATGCTGGGCGGCACGCCCCCCGATTCCTTCCAGGTGCACGCGGGGCAGGAGCTGATCGGCACCTGGGTGGTCGCGGGCCGCATGGAGGACTTGAGTGGGCTGTTTCAGTCTGAAGGCTGGAACAAGGTGTTTCCCCGGGACGTGATCGAACTGCTCTCTGCGCGGGGCGGCATCTGGAGCGTGCCGGTGAACGTGCACCGCTCCAACGTGATGTGGTACAACCCCGCCAAACTCAAGGCTTGGGGCGTCACCCCGCCCAAAACTTGGAATGAATTCTTGACGACCTGCGCCAAGCTCAAGGCCAAGGGTGTCGCTGCGCCCCTCGTCGTCGGGGAAAACTGGACGCAACAGCACCTTTGGGAAAACGTGATGGTCGGGACGCTGGGGGCGCAGGGCTGGAAGGACCTGTGGGCGGGCAAGCTCAAATTCACCGATCCCAAGGTACTGGCGGGCTTTACCACGTTCGGCAAGGTGCTCGACTGCACCAATAAGGATGCCAGCGGCCTGAGCTGGCAACAGGCGGCCGACCGAATCGCAGACGGAACGAGCGCCTTTAATGTCATGGGCGACTGGGCGGCGGGGTACTTCACGACCACCAAGAAGCTCAAGCCCGGAACCGGCTTCGGCTGGACTACGGCCCCCGGTACGAGCGGCACGTTCGTGATGCTGGCCGACTCCTTTGGGCTGCCCAAGGGAGCCAAGAACCGCACCGAGGCCATCAACTGGCTCAAGCTGCTGGGCAGCAAACAGGGCCAGGACACCTTCAACCCCCTGAAGGGCTCCATCGCCGCGCGACTCGACAGTGACCTCAGCCGGTACAACACCTACTCGAAGAGCGCGGCAGCCGACTGGAAGAAGAGCCGGATCGTTGGCAGCATGGTGCACGGCGCGGTCGCTCCCGAAAGCTTCACGAGCGCTTTCGGCGCCATCATCGACCAGTTCGTCGCCAGCCGAAACGCGCAGGCTGCCGCTGCAGCCGCCCAGCAACTGGCGAGCCGCGCTGGCATCGGCAAGTAA
- a CDS encoding carbohydrate ABC transporter permease gives MKGLSRDRWWSVLVLLPSVLLLAVFVYGFIGRTIYVSLTDWGNDPAQALAATPIIRWVGLANYQDLFTGFLQVRFRQELVNTIFFTVFFILGCLGLGLGLALLLDRNPKGEGLWRTLFLFPMSLSFIVTGTIWRWMLQPQGGLNQFPTVFGLPPGSFGWLSSTDAIWQFDWNKLPLLTAVVVALVLVWLAVRALRAADRARAVISGLCAALLLGWALFVGPNVKILPAPELHGFNLALIGIIIAAVWQMSGYTMALYLAGLRGIPEELREAARVDGASEVGMYRHVVFPLLSPITLSAMIILGHISLKIFDLVYAMAGPDNTYTSVPALNMYLTSFRQNQFALGAAIGTILLILVAVVIVPYLRSAFRSEEGHA, from the coding sequence CTGAAAGGCCTCTCCCGTGACCGCTGGTGGTCCGTCCTGGTGTTGTTGCCCAGCGTGCTGCTGCTGGCCGTATTTGTCTATGGATTTATCGGGCGCACCATCTACGTCAGTCTGACCGACTGGGGGAACGATCCCGCACAGGCCCTGGCCGCTACCCCCATCATCCGCTGGGTGGGGTTGGCCAACTACCAGGATCTGTTTACCGGATTTCTTCAGGTCCGTTTTCGGCAGGAACTGGTGAACACGATCTTCTTCACGGTGTTTTTTATTCTGGGCTGTCTGGGTTTGGGCCTGGGCCTGGCGCTGCTGCTTGACCGCAATCCGAAGGGCGAGGGGCTGTGGCGCACGCTCTTCCTGTTTCCCATGAGCCTGAGCTTTATCGTGACGGGCACCATCTGGCGCTGGATGCTGCAGCCGCAGGGGGGGCTCAACCAGTTCCCGACCGTGTTCGGCCTTCCGCCCGGGAGCTTTGGCTGGCTGAGCAGCACCGACGCCATCTGGCAGTTTGACTGGAACAAGCTCCCGCTGCTCACGGCTGTCGTGGTCGCGCTCGTGCTGGTGTGGCTGGCTGTGCGGGCACTGCGCGCCGCTGACCGGGCCCGGGCCGTCATCTCGGGGCTTTGCGCCGCGCTGCTTCTGGGCTGGGCACTGTTCGTCGGCCCAAACGTCAAGATCCTGCCCGCGCCCGAACTCCACGGCTTTAACCTCGCCCTGATCGGGATCATCATCGCCGCTGTCTGGCAGATGAGCGGCTACACCATGGCCCTCTACCTCGCGGGGCTGCGCGGCATTCCCGAGGAGCTGCGCGAGGCGGCCCGTGTGGACGGTGCCAGCGAGGTGGGGATGTACCGGCACGTGGTCTTTCCGCTGCTTTCGCCCATCACCCTCAGCGCGATGATCATCCTGGGGCACATCAGCCTCAAGATCTTTGACCTCGTGTACGCCATGGCCGGGCCGGACAACACCTATACCTCCGTGCCCGCGCTGAACATGTACCTCACGTCCTTTCGGCAAAACCAGTTCGCGCTGGGGGCGGCCATCGGGACCATCCTGCTCATTCTGGTCGCGGTCGTGATTGTGCCTTACCTGCGCAGCGCCTTCCGCAGCGAGGAGGGTCACGCATGA
- a CDS encoding carbohydrate ABC transporter permease, protein MTTTLPTTTAAPTSRKGRVGRIGLYVLLLLGALFFLLPVYLLVATALKTPDAINLATTWQWPRVLNWQSFVEAWAKVGGNLGNSLFLAVTSTILAALLGSLNGYALSKWKFRGAHFLFALMLFGMFIPYQAVLIPLFQFVKALGLYGSIWGLILAHVVYGLPITTLIFRNYYAEVPDALIEAATIDGAGFWSIYRQVVWPLSLPAFVVVIIWEFTQVWNEFLFAATLTNTSSQPVTYALSQLAGGQAVSWNLPMAGAILAALPTLLVYILLGRYFVRGLLAGSVKG, encoded by the coding sequence ATGACCACCACCCTGCCCACCACCACGGCTGCTCCCACCTCGCGCAAGGGGAGAGTGGGCCGCATCGGGCTGTACGTGCTGCTGCTGCTCGGAGCGCTATTTTTCCTGCTGCCGGTCTACCTCCTGGTCGCGACGGCCCTCAAGACGCCGGACGCGATCAACCTCGCCACCACCTGGCAGTGGCCGCGTGTGCTCAACTGGCAGAGCTTTGTGGAGGCCTGGGCCAAGGTGGGCGGCAACCTCGGCAACAGCCTCTTTCTTGCCGTCACATCCACCATCCTCGCCGCGCTGCTGGGGTCACTCAACGGCTACGCGCTCTCCAAATGGAAGTTCCGCGGTGCCCATTTCCTCTTTGCGCTGATGCTGTTTGGGATGTTCATTCCCTATCAGGCCGTGCTGATTCCCCTCTTCCAGTTTGTCAAGGCGCTGGGCCTCTACGGCAGCATCTGGGGCCTGATCCTCGCGCACGTCGTGTATGGCCTGCCCATCACCACCCTGATTTTCCGCAACTACTACGCGGAGGTGCCCGATGCGCTGATCGAGGCCGCCACCATCGACGGCGCGGGCTTCTGGAGCATCTACCGCCAGGTGGTTTGGCCGCTGAGCCTGCCCGCCTTTGTGGTGGTGATTATCTGGGAGTTCACGCAGGTCTGGAACGAGTTTCTGTTTGCCGCCACCCTCACGAACACCAGTTCGCAGCCCGTCACGTATGCCCTCTCGCAGCTTGCGGGCGGCCAGGCGGTGAGCTGGAACCTGCCGATGGCCGGGGCTATTCTCGCGGCGCTGCCGACCCTGCTGGTGTACATCCTGCTGGGACGGTACTTCGTCCGTGGCCTGCTGGCTGGGAGTGTCAAGGGGTAG
- a CDS encoding HAMP domain-containing sensor histidine kinase: MPIPHVPVVFVVSPDSTRAERLAPLLQEAAVLAIADAETLLREAHVHPPAVVLLHADTPGVPLAEVLPFLRQRAELAGTYWLAVGRDLEPLLAAGVDALMGDEMPVGTLALQVRTLLARAVQHRDLESRLQGLQRRLEDWEHEERVRDQLVHMLVHDLKNPITAVLGLLEVVEDDDRVPDDARELVKVARDETGHLLHLTVNMLDVRKIQAGKMRLRPELVFSPMFEEIIEQARGDVGSGLRDRHVSVTVLPDLSPTRADPDILRRILANLISNAMKHTVTGGLIEVRVWQRDEETYVTVRDDGEGIPAEDLPNLFAAFEQSRLTLHGRFDTGMGLAFCKLAVEQHGGHIWVQSERGRGSTFTFTLPLAHDNDDDDFAELLS, translated from the coding sequence ATGCCCATTCCCCATGTTCCGGTGGTGTTTGTTGTGTCCCCTGACTCGACCCGGGCGGAACGGCTCGCGCCTCTACTTCAGGAGGCGGCTGTGTTGGCCATCGCCGACGCCGAGACGCTGCTGCGAGAAGCGCATGTCCATCCCCCCGCGGTGGTCCTGCTGCACGCCGACACACCGGGCGTCCCGCTCGCGGAGGTGCTGCCCTTTCTGCGCCAGCGTGCGGAGCTCGCAGGCACCTACTGGCTGGCGGTGGGCCGGGACCTGGAGCCGCTGTTGGCGGCGGGGGTGGACGCCCTGATGGGAGACGAGATGCCGGTGGGCACCCTCGCCCTTCAGGTTCGTACCCTACTTGCCCGCGCCGTTCAGCACCGTGACCTCGAAAGCCGTCTGCAGGGGCTTCAGCGCCGTTTAGAAGACTGGGAACACGAGGAACGCGTGCGTGACCAGCTTGTGCATATGCTCGTGCATGACCTGAAAAACCCCATCACGGCGGTGCTGGGCCTGCTGGAAGTCGTCGAGGATGATGACCGCGTACCCGACGACGCCCGCGAACTTGTCAAGGTGGCCCGCGACGAGACCGGGCACCTGCTGCACCTCACCGTGAATATGCTCGATGTGCGCAAGATCCAGGCGGGCAAGATGCGCCTGCGCCCCGAGCTGGTGTTTAGCCCCATGTTCGAGGAGATCATCGAGCAGGCACGCGGCGACGTTGGCAGCGGCCTGCGTGACCGGCATGTCTCCGTCACCGTCTTGCCGGACCTCAGCCCCACCCGGGCCGACCCCGACATTCTGCGCCGCATTCTGGCCAACCTCATCAGCAACGCCATGAAGCACACGGTCACCGGTGGCCTGATCGAGGTGCGTGTCTGGCAGAGGGACGAAGAGACGTATGTCACCGTTCGCGACGACGGTGAGGGAATTCCCGCAGAAGATCTCCCGAACCTCTTTGCCGCCTTCGAGCAGTCCCGCCTGACCCTGCACGGCCGTTTTGACACCGGTATGGGTCTGGCCTTTTGCAAGCTGGCCGTCGAGCAGCATGGCGGGCACATTTGGGTTCAGTCCGAGCGTGGCCGGGGCTCCACCTTCACCTTTACTCTGCCCCTTGCCCACGACAATGACGATGACGACTTTGCCGAGCTGCTGAGCTGA
- a CDS encoding NADH-quinone oxidoreductase subunit A has product MLLVALGIGVLAVIASALLGPKKATRAKLMAYESGNDPQGGGVGTDQRFPVHFYLVAMLFIVFDIETAFFYPLAVAYQKLVPFVFFEAVTFVALLLVGYYYILKKGVLEWT; this is encoded by the coding sequence ATGCTGCTGGTCGCGTTGGGGATTGGAGTGCTGGCGGTCATTGCCTCCGCCCTGCTGGGGCCCAAAAAGGCCACCCGCGCCAAGCTGATGGCCTACGAGAGCGGCAACGACCCCCAGGGTGGGGGCGTCGGCACCGACCAGCGCTTCCCGGTTCATTTCTACCTGGTGGCCATGCTGTTTATCGTCTTCGACATCGAGACGGCCTTTTTCTACCCTCTGGCCGTCGCCTACCAGAAGCTGGTGCCCTTCGTGTTTTTCGAGGCCGTGACCTTTGTCGCCCTGCTGCTGGTGGGCTACTACTACATCCTCAAAAAAGGGGTGCTGGAATGGACGTGA
- a CDS encoding NADH-quinone oxidoreductase subunit B family protein, translated as MALKELFDRDWQELESEGVLFSTLEKLVAWGRSNSLWPATFGLACCAIEMMSSTDGRNDLSRFGSEVFRASPRQADVMIVAGRLSKKMAPVMRRVYDQMPDPKWVISMGACASSGGMFNNYAIVQNVDHVVPVDVFVPGCPPRPEALIYAVMQLQKKVRGEAYDERGERLPMVEAWTR; from the coding sequence ATGGCCCTAAAGGAACTTTTTGACCGCGACTGGCAGGAACTCGAATCCGAGGGCGTTCTTTTCAGTACGCTGGAAAAGCTGGTGGCGTGGGGGCGCAGCAACAGCCTGTGGCCCGCCACCTTCGGCCTGGCCTGCTGCGCCATTGAGATGATGAGCAGCACCGACGGGCGCAACGACCTCAGCCGCTTCGGCTCCGAGGTGTTTCGCGCCTCGCCCAGGCAGGCGGACGTGATGATCGTGGCCGGGCGGCTTTCCAAAAAGATGGCGCCGGTCATGCGCCGGGTCTATGACCAGATGCCCGACCCCAAGTGGGTGATCAGCATGGGTGCCTGCGCGAGTTCGGGCGGCATGTTCAACAACTACGCCATCGTGCAGAACGTCGACCACGTGGTACCGGTGGACGTGTTTGTGCCCGGCTGTCCGCCTCGTCCCGAGGCCCTGATCTACGCCGTGATGCAGCTTCAGAAAAAGGTGCGCGGCGAGGCGTACGACGAACGCGGCGAGCGGCTTCCGATGGTGGAGGCATGGACGCGATGA
- a CDS encoding NADH-quinone oxidoreductase subunit C, producing MDAMTGSRRDVTALLAELGLLAEDSAEPTATVPAERLRVVAQALKERGFMLLDTVGVDYLAYPEPRPARFAVLHNIYHPEDHRRLFLRVWLDEGQPVDSLYPVWRAANYLEREVYDLFGIEFAGHPDLRKILTPDDLEGHPLRKDFPLGESPTMFREGRFIDPAAFRAGLSGQNPGLTGWRGEFRRGERGDRVPPVLPEGGPK from the coding sequence ATGGACGCGATGACGGGGAGCCGCCGTGACGTGACGGCCCTGCTTGCCGAGCTGGGGCTGCTGGCCGAGGACAGCGCCGAACCCACCGCCACCGTTCCCGCCGAGCGCTTGCGGGTGGTGGCGCAGGCCCTCAAGGAACGAGGCTTTATGCTGCTCGATACCGTCGGGGTGGATTACCTTGCCTACCCCGAACCCAGGCCGGCGCGCTTTGCCGTGCTGCACAACATCTACCACCCGGAAGATCACCGCCGCCTCTTTCTGCGGGTATGGCTGGATGAGGGGCAGCCCGTGGACAGCCTGTACCCGGTGTGGCGCGCGGCGAACTACCTGGAGCGCGAGGTGTATGACCTTTTCGGCATCGAGTTTGCTGGTCACCCGGACCTGCGCAAGATCCTCACGCCCGACGACCTTGAAGGCCACCCCCTGCGCAAAGATTTTCCCCTGGGGGAATCGCCCACCATGTTTCGCGAAGGCCGCTTTATCGATCCTGCTGCCTTCCGCGCGGGCCTGAGCGGGCAAAACCCCGGCCTCACCGGTTGGCGCGGCGAGTTCCGGCGTGGCGAGCGGGGTGACCGCGTGCCGCCGGTGCTGCCGGAAGGGGGACCGAAGTGA